Proteins encoded together in one Diceros bicornis minor isolate mBicDic1 chromosome 18, mDicBic1.mat.cur, whole genome shotgun sequence window:
- the TEFM gene encoding transcription elongation factor, mitochondrial: MSVPSLLVAGGRWRCFPVPLGSSLFQALQNSCCRKKSTAPKKTSPSVAFCDENTKESGSALDKLFSSEQQASILHVLNTASDKELEAFKLLRGRKSTNIVEHREKFGPFHNLESLMNVPLFRYKTTVQVCNNILCPETGGKKGKLQENRLLRKLIKPEIGRERLKAVNSIVSIVFGTRRIAWAHLDRKLAVLDWQQNECCRLTKGTYLSSVYLKEISSVISKIPEADFYVLEKTGLSIQNSSLFPILLHFHIMEAMLYALLNKTFAQDGQHQVLSMNRNAVGKHFELMIGDTRTSGKELVKQFLSESVLKEEPRVFFPSDKIVHYRQMFSSTEQYRVEELYDSLLQAVAFYELAVFDTEP; the protein is encoded by the exons ATGAGCGTCCCTAGTCTCCTCGTGGCGGGAG ggAGGTGGAGATGTTTTCCAGTTCCGTTAGGGTCGTCCTTGTTCCAGGCCCTACAGAATTCGTGCTGTCGGAAGAAATCCACTGCTCCTAAGAAAACCAGTCCCAGTGTTGCTTTTTGTGATGAAAATACGAAGGAGTCTGGAAGTGCACTTGACAAGCTCTTCTCTTCAGAGCAGCAGGCTTCCATCTTGCATGTGTTGAATACagcatctgataaagaacttgaaGCTTTCAAATTGCTTCGAGGAAGAAAGTCCACCAATATTGTAGAGCACAGAGAAAAGTTTGGGCCTTTCCACAATTTGGAGAGTTTAATGAATGTGCCCTTGTTCCGGTATAAAACCACGGTTCAAGTTTGTAACAATATTCTTTGCCCAGAgactggagggaaaaaaggaaagttaCAGGAAAACCGGCTCTTGAGGAAGCTCATCAAACCAGAGATAGGAAGAGAGCGACTTAAG GCAGTTAATAGCATTGTATCCATTGTTTTTGGTACTCGAAGAATTGCCTGGGCTCACCTTGATCGTAAATTGGCAGTGCTAGACTGGCAGCAAAATGAATGTTGCCGACTGACGAAAGGAACAtacctatcatctgtctatctaaaAGAG atttcttcaGTCATTTCAAAGATACCTGAAGCTGACTTCTATGTTCTGGAAAAAACAGGACTTTCAATTCAGAACTCATCTCTGTTTCCTATACTGTTACATTTTCATATCATGGAAGCCATGCTGTATGCcttattaaataaaacttttgCCCAGGATGGCCAGCATCAGGTGCTGAGCATGAACCGGAATGCAGTGGGGAAGCACTTTGAACTGATGATCGGTGACACACGGACTAGCGGAAAAGAACTAGTGAAGCAGTTCCTCTCCGAGTCTGTCCTGAAGGAAGAGCCTCGGGTGTTCTTCCCGTCAGATAAGATAGTCCACTACAGACAGATGTTTTCATCTACTGAACAATACAGAGTAGAAGAGTTGTATGATTCATTATTACAAGCTGTTGCCTTCTATGAATTAGCAGTTTTTGACACTGAACCTTAA